Part of the Micromonospora rhizosphaerae genome is shown below.
GCCGCCCTCGGCGCCGCGCTGCGCCCGGACGATCCCGGCCCGGCGCAGGTCGGCCAGGACGGCCTCGAGGAACTTGCGGGGCATGTCCTGCTCGGCGGCGATGGCCTGGGTCGACAGCAGGGCGGGGTACGCGGTGGCCAGGCTCAGGGCCGCCCGGACCGCGTAGTCGCCGCGCGCGGAGATCTGCACCCTGTCATCATGCCCGGCCGTTGGGCACCGGTGCGTCCGCGGGCGGGCGGGGGCGCACCATCCGGACCGGCAGCGGCTGCTCCCGGGCGGCCCGGAAGGCGCCGGGGCTGACCCCGACCTCGCGGGTGAAGAACCGGCCGAAGTTGGTCGGCTCGGGGAAACCGAGCCGGTGACCGATCCGGGCGATCGGCTCGTCGGTGGCGGCGAGCAGCCGACGGGCCTGGAGCGCGACCCGCTCGTCGATCACCTGCTTGGCGCTGCGACCGGTGACCGCCAGGCAGGCGCGGGTGAGCGTCCGCACCGAGTAGCCGAGCTGCGCGGCGTAGTCCTCGACCCGGCGGGTGTGTCGGAAGCCGCGCTCGACCTCGTGGCAGAGCCGGTGGAAGGTGGCCCGCTCGGCGCGCGGCGCCGGCCGCTCCTCGGCGGCGAGCAGGGTCAACCGCAGCAGCAGCACAGCGAGCTGGTGGCGGAGCAGGGCCCGGGCGGCGGGCACCCCCCGATGCCGGTCCGCGTCCACCGCCAGTTGGGTCACCTCGCTGATCACCGCGTCCTCGTCCTCGCCGGCCAGCTGCTGGTAGGCGGGCACACCGTCCGGGTCGACGTCCAGCCCGCGCAGCGTCCCGGCGCCCCAGCGCACAACGCAGGCGTCGAGGTGCGCGCCGAGGCAGCGCATCGCCTGGCCGGGGCGGGCCCGCAGCAGGGTGCCCGGTCGGCAGGGCAGCGGCCGGAAGTCCAGCTCGGCGCTGCCGTGT
Proteins encoded:
- a CDS encoding helix-turn-helix transcriptional regulator, translating into MVTTGQLSPATSTDLSPAAFDADDITTGALGDLAPEAGWHRPVLLDADLLILVTGGHGSAELDFRPLPCRPGTLLRARPGQAMRCLGAHLDACVVRWGAGTLRGLDVDPDGVPAYQQLAGEDEDAVISEVTQLAVDADRHRGVPAARALLRHQLAVLLLRLTLLAAEERPAPRAERATFHRLCHEVERGFRHTRRVEDYAAQLGYSVRTLTRACLAVTGRSAKQVIDERVALQARRLLAATDEPIARIGHRLGFPEPTNFGRFFTREVGVSPGAFRAAREQPLPVRMVRPRPPADAPVPNGRA